Proteins from a genomic interval of Rhodococcus rhodochrous:
- a CDS encoding amidohydrolase family protein: protein MSVLVVRDVEIDGVGGTDVLIRDGIVASLGSDVPVPTSADVVDGRGGALLPGLHDHHIHLHALAADRASVRCGPPAVRTADELARTLARAAGDGWIRGVGYSEDVAGLLDSISLDALHAERPVRIQHRSGAVWFLNSIAAGLTGLATADHPGVERDEKGHPTGRVWRADTWLRDRLPDTGPPSLADVGVELASYGITGLTDATPDLTPSTLEHLHASHVEGSVPQHIRLLGAPLDFVDSETFAAGPYKIVLADSGLPDLDDLATTIRRAHDAGRGVAVHCVSREAFAILLAVLTEVGTVPGDRIEHGALIPAESIDDLRRLGLQVVTQPGFLTDRGDAYLRDVPAVDLPDLYRCRSLLDGDVPVALSSDAPYGPADPWAVISAAVSRTCPTGEVVGVDERIPAATALDRYLAPLDDPGGASRRVRVGVPADLVLLDRPLVDALAAPTADAVRATVIAGRVVHHA from the coding sequence GTGAGCGTCCTCGTCGTCCGCGACGTCGAGATCGACGGCGTCGGCGGAACCGATGTCCTCATCCGTGACGGGATCGTCGCATCCCTCGGGTCGGACGTGCCGGTGCCCACGTCTGCGGACGTCGTCGACGGCCGTGGAGGCGCACTGCTTCCCGGCTTGCACGACCACCACATCCACCTGCACGCTCTCGCGGCCGACCGCGCATCGGTCCGCTGTGGTCCGCCTGCCGTCCGCACCGCCGACGAACTCGCCCGCACACTCGCACGCGCGGCCGGCGACGGATGGATCCGGGGCGTCGGGTATTCGGAAGACGTTGCGGGTCTGCTGGATTCCATCTCGCTCGATGCGTTGCACGCCGAGCGTCCCGTGCGCATCCAACATCGCAGTGGCGCAGTGTGGTTCCTGAACTCCATTGCCGCCGGGCTCACGGGCCTCGCGACCGCTGATCACCCCGGTGTCGAACGCGACGAGAAGGGACATCCGACAGGACGGGTATGGCGCGCCGACACATGGCTCCGCGACCGGCTACCCGACACCGGCCCTCCGTCGCTCGCAGATGTGGGCGTCGAACTGGCGTCCTACGGCATCACCGGCCTCACCGACGCGACGCCCGACCTCACCCCGTCGACCCTCGAACACCTCCACGCTTCCCACGTCGAGGGGTCCGTCCCGCAACACATCCGGCTTCTCGGTGCGCCACTCGATTTCGTCGACTCCGAGACGTTCGCCGCCGGCCCGTACAAGATCGTGCTCGCCGACTCCGGACTGCCCGACCTCGACGACCTCGCGACGACGATCCGCCGCGCCCACGATGCGGGTCGCGGGGTGGCGGTGCACTGCGTCAGTCGCGAGGCGTTCGCGATCCTGCTCGCCGTCCTCACCGAGGTGGGCACCGTCCCCGGCGACCGCATCGAACACGGCGCCCTCATCCCGGCCGAGTCGATCGACGACCTGAGGCGCCTGGGCCTGCAGGTCGTCACCCAGCCAGGCTTCCTCACCGACCGCGGCGACGCCTATCTCCGCGACGTGCCCGCCGTCGACCTGCCCGACCTCTACCGTTGCAGGAGTCTCCTCGACGGCGACGTGCCGGTCGCGCTGTCCAGCGATGCCCCTTACGGCCCCGCCGACCCGTGGGCGGTGATCTCCGCCGCGGTCTCCCGCACGTGCCCGACCGGTGAGGTCGTCGGAGTGGACGAACGCATCCCTGCCGCGACCGCGCTCGACCGGTATCTGGCCCCGCTCGACGATCCCGGTGGTGCTTCCCGTCGCGTGCGGGTCGGCGTGCCGGCCGATCTCGTCCTTCTCGACCGCCCCCTGGTCGACGCCCTCGCAGCACCGACCGCAGATGCGGTCCGCGCGACCGTCATCGCCGGTCGCGTCGTCCACCACGCCTGA
- a CDS encoding 2-oxoacid:ferredoxin oxidoreductase subunit beta, with product MTGLLGHDLGLRPHTDALDGVPRTEDPQKAKDFTSDQEVRWCPGCGDYVILATVRSLLPELGVRRENLVFVSGIGCSSRFPYYLDTYGVHSIHGRAPTLATGLAVTRPDLSVWVVTGDGDALSIGGNHLVHALRRNVNMRILLFNNRIYGLTKGQYSPTSEVGKVTKSSPGGSVDAPFNTLSLALGAEASFVARALDSDRAGLTDVLRAAAHHRGAAFVEILQDCPIFNDGSFDVLRKDEAPSHLIPLRHGEPIIFGVDDELCVVRKGFGLRVVQRSEVDAADIVVHDAHTDDPEYAYALSRLSDQDLRYVVTGIVRQVARTTYDDAERARVRTAQEAGTADLQQLLRGDNTWTVP from the coding sequence ATGACCGGACTCCTCGGCCACGATCTCGGACTCCGCCCGCACACCGACGCACTCGACGGTGTGCCCCGCACGGAGGACCCGCAGAAGGCGAAGGACTTCACCTCCGACCAGGAGGTGCGGTGGTGTCCGGGCTGCGGCGACTACGTCATCCTCGCCACGGTCCGCAGCCTGCTGCCCGAATTGGGTGTCCGGCGTGAGAATCTCGTGTTCGTCTCCGGCATCGGCTGTTCGTCGCGGTTCCCCTACTATCTCGACACCTACGGTGTGCACTCGATTCACGGACGCGCTCCGACTCTCGCGACCGGTCTCGCGGTGACGCGCCCGGATCTGTCGGTGTGGGTCGTCACCGGCGACGGCGACGCCCTGTCGATCGGCGGCAACCATCTCGTCCACGCCCTGCGCCGTAACGTGAACATGCGGATCCTGTTGTTCAACAACCGCATCTACGGCCTCACCAAGGGGCAGTACTCGCCCACCTCGGAGGTCGGCAAGGTCACCAAGTCCTCACCCGGCGGGTCGGTCGACGCGCCGTTCAACACCCTCTCGCTCGCACTCGGCGCCGAAGCGTCCTTCGTCGCACGTGCGCTCGACTCCGACCGCGCCGGGCTGACGGACGTCCTGCGCGCGGCGGCGCACCATCGCGGCGCGGCCTTCGTCGAGATCCTGCAGGACTGCCCGATCTTCAACGACGGCTCGTTCGACGTGCTGCGCAAGGACGAGGCGCCGTCGCATCTGATCCCGCTGCGGCACGGCGAACCGATCATCTTCGGGGTCGACGACGAGCTGTGCGTCGTCAGAAAGGGTTTCGGCCTGCGGGTGGTGCAACGTTCCGAGGTGGATGCCGCCGACATCGTCGTGCACGACGCGCACACCGACGACCCCGAATACGCGTACGCACTGTCGCGGCTGTCGGACCAGGACCTGCGTTACGTGGTCACGGGGATCGTGCGGCAGGTCGCGCGGACGACCTACGACGACGCCGAACGCGCCAGGGTGCGGACCGCGCAGGAGGCCGGTACCGCCGACCTGCAGCAGTTGTTGCGGGGCGACAACACGTGGACCGTGCCCTGA